The genomic DNA CAGCCATTACATGGTTAACCCACACTGATTGACTGGCCCCTCCACTAGCCTGTGGcttggaaaggaagagagagaggaggaatgggtAGAAGTCTCCAGGAGGACATGAGAATTCCTTACACCCCAGCTAAACCCTGCTTAGTAATTCCCCCTTTCTTTCTTGCTAcaatctccctttctctctctcctcactcctgaGGAGTGTTCTTTGGCTTTATCCACATTTgattatttttgtttaatcattTCTAGGTAAGAAATGTACTATGTATGCTGTAAGTGGAGACTGCTTTGACAGGGCTGAGAGGTGAGGGTATGCATTGGTGGTAGAAGACGATTGAAACTGAAGGAAAGCAGGATAAGGAGAGCACACACAGTGGGAGTGTGGCCTGAGTCAGTGTATATGGCTGGTAGTTGGCTATATAAAGCCAGTGTGTCCCTGTGGATGGCAAATGCTGTGGATTAGGGCAGAAGGAAGGTGTGGGGATCAGGGTATGTAATAAACTTCCTCTCCTGTCCCCAGTGGGGAAAgcacaggaaagaaagaaagccaaagagaggcagaggaaagAAAGACTGCCAAAGTGAAGgaaagaaaagagggagaggaaagacaaCCAAGTGAGCTGGGGCTCTAATTTCAGCCATCTAGCCGTTCTCCCTTGTCTACATCTTTATCCTTTGtaccctccctcttctctccctctcttcgttATTATTCTTGGTTGTCTGTTGCTGTTTCTCCATTGGTTTCTCAACTTATGACTGGTCCTTTGGGCCCTGTGTAGATGAGCTGTAACCATGCAGCGCTGAGTGGTCACAATCATTTCGCTGCAGTAGTTTTGGACTGGGGTGTTTATTATGGACAAGCCATATAGCCTACATACAAGTCtaatagtgagtgtgtgtgtttcaggggctCAAATCATAGACTTGATGATGCTGGTGGTAGATGTGGTGAAGGGGATCCAGACCCAGACAGCAGAGTGTCTGCTTATAGGAGAGCTGACCTGCCCCCGCATGGTGGTCATTCTCAACAAGACTGACCTGCTGCCGCCCAACAAGAGACAGACCGCCATCGACAAGATGACCAAGAGACTGCACAAGACACTTGAgaacaccaggtaacacacacaccaggcccCCAGTGTCCTTTCTGGAGCGTGAAGTCACCAGTTCTGCTGGTCGGCTACTATGTAGCAACCTAGCGGTGCCAAAGctctgggcctgtattcacaatgCATTTCAGAGGAGAACATTTGTCCTGGGTGCTGAGAATCGAGACATTTTACTCCTACTCTTATGGGTAAAAATGAAAGCTATGCAAGAAGGGCTTTAGTCATAAGAGATACCAAGTCGGCAGATTATTTAGGACGCCTCATAAACTGTCCTAACCGGTTAATAGTTACCAGCAGGGGTCTTGATAATAGAAAAATGCAGCGAGTAAGTGGTTCCTGCACCACATGCAACTGCTTTGCAGTTGTTGAAAGAATGTTTTGATATTTCTATACAATAAATCTATAAATAATGTAGACCTACATGTCTTTGACAATGATTTCACATGAGGCCTATTACACGATATGCCTAAATACGTAGAACCGCTAGGCTAATAAATATGTCTAATTGGGCATGTTTATAAGTTGGGAAATTGAAGGAATCTAGGGCTTATGTTTGATTGTTTGATGAAAATGATAGACCTTTCAAACATTGTATGCAACATTATCAGCAAGTGACATTGATGCCTACTGTGCCAAATCGATGTAGATATGTTAAATAGGAGTGACGAGTGTGTCGATATAATGGTATTGTCAAAATTCCACTTTTAACAACCATCAGAattggtttaaaaaaaagtttatgcATGCCAACATATTAAGCAATCATTAAGAGTAGGCAAAGTGATGGTGTCAGTCGGAAATGATATAAAATGTTTTACCATTGAAACATTTGAACATTCACATTCATTGTGGTTGTCTGAAGAAACATGTGCTATAGAGTTCACAGCTGGCAACGCCTCATCAGGAAACATGTGCTATAGAGTTCACAGCTGGCAACGCCTCATCAGGAAACATGTGCTATCGAGTTCACAGCTGGCAACGCCTCATCAGGAAACATGTGCTATAGAGTTCACAGCTGGCAACGCCTCATCAGGAAACATGTGCTATAGAGTTCACAGCTGGCAACGCCTCATCAGGAAACGTGCTATAGAGTTCACAGCTGGCAACGCCTCATCAGGAAACATGTGCTATAGAGTTCACAGCTGGCAACGCCTCATCAGGAAACATGTGCTATAGAGTTCACAGCTGGCAACGCCTCATCAGGAAACATGTGCTATAGAGTTCACAGCTGGCAACGCCTCATCAGGAAACATGTGCTATAGAGTTCACAGCTGGCACCGCCTCATCAGGAAACATGTGCTATAGAGTTCACAGCTGGCAACGCCTCATCAGGAAACATGTGCTATAGAGTTCACAGCTGGCAACGCCTCATCAGGAAACGTGCTATAGAGTTCACAGCTGGCAACGCCTCATCAGGAAACATGTGCTATAGAGTTCACAGCTGGCAACGCCTCATCAGGAAACATGTGCTATAGAGTTCACAGCTGGCAACGCCTCATCAGGAAACATGTGCTATAGAGTTCACAGCTGGCACCGCCTCATCAGGAAACATGTGCTATAGAGTTCACAGCTGGCAACGCCTCATCAGGAAACATGTGCTATAGAGTTCACAGCTGGCAACGCCTCATCAGGAAACATGTGCTATAGAGTTCACAGCTGGCAACGCCTCATCAGGAAACATGTGCTATAGAGTTCACAGCTGGCAACGCCTCATCAGGAAACATGTGCTATAGAGTTCACAGCTGGCAACGCCTCTTTCCTTTGTGGTACCTCAATTGTTGTGATTACCAGCTGAGATAAACTTTTATGGGGTTGATTTTGTCTGGGCCCTGTCTTAACatcatcctaaaacctactctgagtTTGGATTTTTTTTGGTCTTTAAGCAGGTTTTAACAGGATTCTAAGAACGTTTCTGGGATGCTTTGTAGATATGGGCCCAGGTCTGACCTAGAAAGCCTGTAAATTACGATCTAGATCTAGATGGCCAGTATTGCCAAACACATTTTGTTTAGATGGCTGTTTTGTGCTCTAAAATGTGTTTATTATGATCAAGTTCGATCCCCACTGTGAATTATTTTAAAGTTTGCTACAAATCAAGATACTGAATTAAGTAGTGATACATTCTGACTACTATATTTGTCGTCACACAGGATCAGGTGCTGACACAGACCAATCATGGCCGGCAGGCTATTAGGAGGCTCCATAGACATTAAGGCAGGATGAAAACAACTACATTGACCATGATCCTTTGCTGCTTATTGCCACTTTCACGATGATCCTTAGCTATTTTTTTGGGGTGCCATTCAGCCCCATTCAGCAATAAAGGCGTGCTTCAAATTCAAATACTACCAGCTTCATGAGCCATCGCGAGTTTTGCATAGGAATACATGGATGACATCAATGCTATCACTGTCTtctggttttaatgtctatgacacacacacacaaaataattcTAACCCTCGTTTCATCCCCTGTTGGATAGATTTAAAGACTGTCCTGTGATTGCCTTGTCAGCAAAGCCTGGGGGTCCTGAGGCCCCTGAAACAGAGGAGCCCCATGGAGTGCCTGAGTTAATAGAGGTAAAGACCCTGGACACACTGGTGCCCCAGGAAGTGCCTGCGCTATTAGCAGTTTGGCTTAATATTCTGACTGATGTGTAGAAGGCTTCAatgatacatacagtatgatTCAGTAAAAGGTCACTCTTACAGAACAAAGAGGTATGACAGACACTGTCAGGTCAGGGGTTCTGCCCTATAATTAAATCACAAGAGACACTGTCAGGAAGTGTTGATGAAACCACAGGATACACACTCAACACTACTATATGGCTCTCTGTGTGTATGACTGAATCACACTCATGCCTACAAGGATGTTACGATGTTAATGAGAGCAGTattgactttgtgtgtgtgtgtgtcctagttGTTGAAGAGCCAGACGTACCTCCCTCACAGAGATCCGGGGGGAGCTCTGCTGATGGCTGTGGACCACTGCTTCTCCATCCGTGGTCAGGGCACAGTCATGACCGGAACTATCCTACAGGGGGCGCTGGCTGTCAATGACACTGTGGAGATCCCTGCCCTCAAGGTATGGTCACTTACCACAGAACACTGATGTACATGACCACTAAAAGAAGTCTtgatcagtggttctcaacctcaaTCCCACATGTCTATAGACCAGAAACAATTTTTTGTGACATTGCAGAACATTAGAGTGCATtagccaatttgaatttgttCTAATTTTAGGTTATGTGGTCCTATAAAGAGACTATAGCATGATGGTAGTCCCTGCTTCCAGAAAGGTTGAGAATCATTGATGTAGTAGAAGagccctgattcagatgacctgGACAGCTGGAGTAGAAGATAAAAGCTACAGAGATTTTTTGGGAAGTTCAGAAGTTGACtgcaagaggagagggggagggatgggagtGGAGGATGTGTCTGTGTTTTtggggagactggggaggaggggtggggtatTGGCAGTACAGGAGCTGGTTAATTCAGACCAGATGCAGTTGTAGGCCAGCTCAGTTTATTATCTTGAACCTTACTGTCAACTGGTGACATCATAACATCCTCCACTGGGTGGCGGCAGAACCCTGGATTAACCAGCAGGTAGTGTTGGAGAGAAATTGTGGTTAGGCTACACCAACCATACTCACCCACTCACAACATAAAAACAACACTCAAAGATTATTCtgttatacactgaacaaaaaatataagcaacatgtaaaatgttagTCCCATttgtcatgagctgaaataaaagatcccagaaatattccatacgCACAGAAGGCTTATTTTTCTCATTctctgttagtgagaatttctcctttgccaaaataggtgtggcatatcaagaagctgattaaacagcatgatcattacacaggtgcaacttatgttgggacaataaaaggccactgtaaaatgtgcagttttgtcacacaacacaatgcaacagatgtctcaagttttgagggcgcATGCAATTGGTATATTGACTGCAGGAATGGccgccagagctgttgccagaaaatgtaatgttaattaccactccagcccaggacctccacatccggcttcttcacctgtgggaagGTCTGAGATCAGCCACCCGGACATCTGGTGAAACTGTGGATTTCCACAATCAAATCATTTCTACACAAACTGACAGAatccatctcagggaagctcaactgtactgggcagatggcagcgTGTAGgttcgtgtgggtgagcggtttgctgatgtcagctTTGTGAACCGAGAGCCCCATGGTGAGGGTATGGGCAACAAACATAATTGCGTTTTATCGATggccatttgaatgcacagagataccgtgatgagatcctgaggcccattgtcgtgacattcatccgctgccatcacctcatgtttcagcatgacaattcacagccccatgtcgtaaggatctatacacaattcctggaagctgaaaatgttccagttcctccatggcctgcatactcaccagacatgtcacccattgagcatgtttgggatgctctggatcaacgtgtatgtgtcccagttcccgccaatatccatcaactttgcacagccattgaaggcTATATGCTAAGGAGATGTCACACTGTGTGAGGCAAATGGTCatgacaccagatactgactggttttctgatccatgcccctaccttttttttaggtatctgtgaccaacagatgcatatctgtattcccagtcatgtgaaatcgatagattagggcttaatgaatGTATATCAATTGACtgaattccttatatgaactgtaactcagtaaaatcattgaaattgttgcatgttgcatttgatatttttgttcagtgttataTTGAACATGTTCATACTCTGTCAATTGTATACTTAACCTTGCACAAACAATCAATAGAGCTGATGAGGTAGTTTGAtagtctctctgtgtttgtctttTAACCCCTAGGTGACCAAGAAAGTGAAGTCAGTTCAGATGTTCCGGCGGCCGGTGACCGGGGCCATGCAGGGTGACCGGGTGGGCGTGTGTGTGACCCAGTTTGACCCTAAACTGCTAGAACGGGGGGTGGTGTGTACCCCTGGTTCCCTACACACCCTCCACGCAGCCATCATCTCTGTCAGAAAGATTGGCTACTTCAAGGGTTCCCTGGCCACCCGTGCCAAGTTCCACATCACCGTGGGACATGAGACTGTCATGGCCAGGGTCACCTTCTTCGGTCTGCCCCCTGGAGAGACCCAGCAGGCCTCCACCACAGACCCCCAGCTACCCACCTCAGACCCCCACGCCTCTGAGCCAGACCTTAGACCCCTGGACACACCCTTCTCTTTTGACCGGGAGTACTTCCACCAGGATGAGTATGTGATTGGCCAACGGGAGGCCGGCGGGGCGGGACAAGACCCGGAGCAGTGGGCGCTGCTGGAGTTTGAGCATCCGGTCACATGTCCCACTCTCTGCCTGGTGATTGGCTCCAAGCTGGATACAGACATTCACGCCAACGTGTGCCGACTGGCGTTCCAGGGGCGTCTGCTGGAGGGTTTTGAGGAGAAGAGCTACTCTGAGACTACACTACTCAGACTACGTATCTACAAGACCAAACACAAGGAGGGACAGGTGGAGAGGGTGAGTGGACCCCctgccacacacagacacatcttcCACCCCCTCATTCCCCTAAtaggctgtacacacacacccttcccatCAGTCTTCGTGCTTGGCTCTCTGTCCTTGTTCCTCtgcccccctccccttcctgtaTTCTGGTCCTTGTTCCTCtgcccccctccccttcctgtaTTCTGGTCCTTGTTCCTCtgcccccctccccttcctgtaTTCTGGTCCTTGTtcctctgcccccctctccttcctgtcttctGGTCCTTGTTTGGATGTTTCTCATTACTGGTGGCACTGGAGAGATTTTCAGGGACTGAGCTCCcattgtggacacacacacacacacacacacacagagtcccgGCGATGCGGCGTGGAGAAGAATGCAGGGCCTTTGCGTGTGCTGGGCTGTGACACAGGCGTGTGTCCCCCTGACGCCAGTGGCGACAGCCAGGCTGGTGCTGTTTGGACCTGAGTGGCACAGGAATATACCCACATCCACATGGCTCTCTGCATTCCCCCAGGCCCTCACTCTGGCCCCTGCTCTCTCAcgctcatctctctttctctctctttgagtcctCAATCCATTATGCTTTTCGATCTCTCACCTTTACCGTCTTTCTCCCTGGCTCGATCTCGCTCTTGTAATATATTCAATGACTTATTTTGTCATTTAATTCAACACTCTGACTATTTTGTTGTTCCTCAGTTTATCTTCCCCTTTTGACTCATAAGAGTCTTATCTGCCTCGTTGctcctgcctgtttgtctgtttcAGTGTTGTCTGCAGCCAGCagcgtgtctgtgtgtacacagtACGCATCCTCTCTCAGGATCACTCACAGGTTAGAGGTCAAGTGTGTGGACAAGTTTTACTGCTGTTAGGCTGTTACACATAGGTCGTTGACCCTGAGGTTGATCCTCTCCCTGTGAGGTCAGACTCAGGTCTTGTGACATGGGTTCCCCTCCCAGACTGAGGAAGTCCTTTTTGTTTTTTCTAAGAGGACAAATATCTGAGTTTGAGATATGGCTTTGTCATCCCTTAGTCACTGTgttgttttattaggatccccgttaGCAGTTGcaaatgcagcagctactcttcctggggtccacatagaACATGACCTAATACAGAACAAAATTAGACaggaacagctcaaggacagaacataCATTTAAAATAAGAGTATAATTTTAACCAACTGTAGCTTATCAGCGGTGACGCATCAGTCAGAACCGAATGTGAGAATGAGCGAGGGAAGGAAGTGACAAAGGGGGAGAAGTAGCGAGGGAAAGAGCAGTGCCCTCCCTTTATCGGATCAGTGACGGGTGAGAGAGTTCTCTGTGATGGACAGAtacaaaacagaagaaaacatGCGAAGAGGAatgagaggacagacagacggcAGTCCTAGGGGAATGTGGCTCATAGCAGCGTTGGGTTGGGACAGGGGACAAAACAGTGTCATGGTGGGGTCAGCCACCCCCCCACCATTCACTATGGCGACAGAGTGGCAGCATGGCAACACACGAGATcatgcagcagtgtgtgtgttagatcaGAGAGAGGAACATGAAAAACAAACACACTGTCTGCCTCAAATCATTAAGGGATATGCTGGAGTGTTAGTTAATAATGGTATTTGTATGATATTTGTTACAGGAAGCTGCTCATTTAATGATCATATTATTTAAGTGTATTGCATTACAATAAGGATATTTTGTTGTATGTGTCATTGGTGCCTCTCTCaagtctcctcctccttctggtcAGGTGACAGACGACTACACTGTGATTGGCCGAAATCTCTTCAAGAAGGAGACCAACCTGCAGTTGTTTGTGGGGTTAAAGGTCACGCTGTCGACCGGCGAGGAGGGGGTCATCGAGGGCGGCTTCGGACAGAGCGGGAAGTTTAAGATCCGGGTGCCAGGTATGTAGGCATGGGCCTGTATGAATGTGTTAATGATAAAACAGACCTCGCTGCTGAGCGGTTTAAAGCAGCGTATGGGTGTATGATCACATCTGACCAACAGATATCAGACATTTTATATGAATTTCCTGCCGTTTGTACTCACCAGTACTGCACACGGCCGCCGTTCATTATGTCTTTCCTTCTACTTCCCGGGGTTGTCCGTGGTCCGTTCGTTGTCAGAATCAGGATGTGGTGTGCTGGGTATCCCTCTCCAGGATCCTCTGGGGGTAGCTCTGGTTCCGGGGGAAGTCTGCACCCTGTTTATTTTACCTTCTGTCGCTCCTCTCACCTCCGACCCACAGATAGGCTCCACACTGGGCCCGGTGGGAGAGAAAACTAAAACATTTAGAAAGAGAACCGTACCTACTTCCTCTCAACTCACTCACACTGGCGTGCACACTCACAAACATGCTCTTATATATACACTGACATACTTGGCTAGTCACTTAAGACATTCAGCATGCTCATTGCTCATTCACTCTCATAGTTTGCCCTCTGCTGTGTGTTCTTCTGACCTCTCGCTACTCTGGGTGTGCTTGTGTGAGCTCCCTTTCTCTCATTGTTTTTTGCCCTTTCAGGGCATATGATTCAAAatggagaaagtgagggagagaaaggaaaagaGGGCTAGTTAGATTTGAGTAAGTCTTTGAAGGCCCCCCAGACCCCTCACAACCTCCCCTTTCACACACACTACTGTCCAATTCACCCCCGCAACCTGCCCTGACCCCAAACTCATCCCCTACAAGCCCCTTAGGGCCACCAGCCTGGCAGCTAttctagaggaggagagagtgatggatagaTTGTGGGAAAGGAGCAGAGGGGGATAGCTGTCATTTAGACTTTGAAGTATAGGTCTTCTCGGCTCCAAAAAGTTGGACCCGAGGACAATCTGACccgatttaaaaataaaatacaaattaaaataaaataaaacatattttttaaatacatttttgttattttttaaatgggGACCTGAACGGACCCGAGAACAATCAGGTCCATTCGGGTTCAGGTTTGATGACAACCAGACCCGGCCTTTACCCGATTGGACCGAGTGATGATCAAAATATGTGATGATAAAAACATGTTTATCAACCAAGTTGATCTTCTGGTTAACAAATAGCCCATAGCCAACATATAAAGACCTATGGGTCCACTCTGTTCTATCAGCTGTAGTTGCATAGACCCAATGACAATCAAACAGGACCCGAGGGAAAAGTTAGATTTATGAATCCTGACCCTCTCGGGTATTCAGGTTACATttttcatttgagtcatttagcagacggtcttattcagagcgacttacatacatacatacagtgccttgcgaaagtattcggcccccttgaactttgcgaccttttgccacatttcaggcttcaaacataaagatataaaactgtatttttttgtgaagaatcaacaagtgggacacaatcatgaagtggaacgacatttattggatatttcaaacttttttaacaaatcaaaaactgaaaaattgggcgtgcaaaattattcagcccccttaacttGTTAAGGACTGCCCTCCAGttcttctcaatttccgcctgaaagtataccctaatctaactgcctgtagctcaggcccagacgcaaggatatgtatattcttggtatcatttgaaacgaaacactctgaagtttgtggaaatgtgaattgaatgtaggagaatgtaacacaatagattccgtagaagaaaatacaaggaaataatCAATGTTTTCTGTTCTTTTAATTTTGTTGCATCTTTGAAATGAACAAGAACAGCCAAAATATTCAGATATGATGCTGGGGATAATTTAAAATAAGAACATAAGTTGGCAACAGTATTTGACCAAAGTTTCAGATAGATACCTTCAGGAATGAGTGAGGTACATGCCATTGAGCATGAAGACACCCAGGTGTCCCTCACAAGCttcccaaatgtacccaagtggcctaATTGGTAGAGTGATACATTgatgcaaataactatatacactgctcaaaaaaataaagggaacactaaaataacacatcctagatctgaatgaatgaaatattcttatta from Oncorhynchus clarkii lewisi isolate Uvic-CL-2024 chromosome 7, UVic_Ocla_1.0, whole genome shotgun sequence includes the following:
- the LOC139413551 gene encoding selenocysteine-specific elongation factor, translated to MADSSNNHPKTLNFNVGVLGHVDSGKTSLARALSSTASTAAFDKNPQSRERGITLDLGFSSFNVDLPEQLREDPGGHGYDNLQFTLVDCPGHASLIRTIIGGAQIIDLMMLVVDVVKGIQTQTAECLLIGELTCPRMVVILNKTDLLPPNKRQTAIDKMTKRLHKTLENTRFKDCPVIALSAKPGGPEAPETEEPHGVPELIELLKSQTYLPHRDPGGALLMAVDHCFSIRGQGTVMTGTILQGALAVNDTVEIPALKVTKKVKSVQMFRRPVTGAMQGDRVGVCVTQFDPKLLERGVVCTPGSLHTLHAAIISVRKIGYFKGSLATRAKFHITVGHETVMARVTFFGLPPGETQQASTTDPQLPTSDPHASEPDLRPLDTPFSFDREYFHQDEYVIGQREAGGAGQDPEQWALLEFEHPVTCPTLCLVIGSKLDTDIHANVCRLAFQGRLLEGFEEKSYSETTLLRLRIYKTKHKEGQVERVTDDYTVIGRNLFKKETNLQLFVGLKVTLSTGEEGVIEGGFGQSGKFKIRVPEGLSLETKQLLSSSAKKRVKGGAKGAKEDDAKTDSQPICINLRFKRYVFDPHKKMVQS